The Sander vitreus isolate 19-12246 chromosome 5, sanVit1, whole genome shotgun sequence genome includes a region encoding these proteins:
- the LOC144517556 gene encoding solute carrier family 2, facilitated glucose transporter member 9-like, whose amino-acid sequence MGMGTSIFITVGILTGQVIGLKELLGKEEHWPILLSTTCIPAFLQLLILPWFPENPHYRTRFLIYSHRRGSTSEDASPVFPYVSMVCVFAFILSFGLGPGGVTNILTTELFTQTARPAAYIIAGSLNWLSFFFIGLVFPFIVVGVQKIGLQQYCFLVFLAICSLMAIYIFFFVPETKNKTFMEIQNEFQSRKACSPDEAGTTLLSTSI is encoded by the exons ATGGGAATGGGAACTTCTATTTTCATCACTGTTGGGATCTTGACTGGACAAGTGATTGGCCTTAA AGAGCTCCTGGGCAAAGAAGAGCACTGGCCCATCCTGCTCTCCACCACATGTATCCCAGCATTCCTGCAGCTCCTGATCCTGCCCTGGTTCCCAGAGAACCCGCACTACCGGACACGTTTTCTTATTTATAGTCATCGCAGAGGCAGTACCTCAGAG gatgCCAGCCCAGTATTTCCATACGTGAGCatggtgtgtgtatttgctttTATCCTGAGTTTTGGCTTAGGACCAG GTGGCGTGACAAACATCTTGACCACTGAGCTATTCACACAAACGGCACGCCCTGCAGCGTATATAATCGCAGGATCATTGAACTGGTTGAGCTTCTTCTTTATCGGCCTGGTCTTCCCTTTTATTGTGGTAGGGGTCCAGAAA ATCGGGCTGCAGCAATACTGTTTCCTGGTGTTCCTGGCCATCTGCTCCTTAATGGCgatatacattttcttttttgttcctgaaaccaaaaacaaaactttcatGGAAATCCAGAATGAGTTCCAGTCCAGAAAGGCCTGCAGTCCTGATGAAGCAGGGACCACACTGTTATCAACTTCTATATGA